In the genome of Candidatus Palauibacter australiensis, the window GCTCGTGGAAGACCCCCTGTTCGCGGTATTCGTCGAACAGGTCCTCGACCGCGGGCACGACGAAGCGAAGCATGGGCCGCTCCACGCGGGACCACTCCTCCGCATCGTGCCACTGGATGTGCAACTCGATCCCGTCCCGCCTCACGCCGGCGTACCCCGGATCGCGAGTCGAATCGGCGAAGGCGAGTTCGAAGCCGAGCCGTCCGACGTAGAAGCCGATCGCCGCGGCGACGTCCCGCGACGGGAGCACGGGCTGCACCGCCTCGAGGCGGGCCGCCCGCTCCTCGGCGGCTATCGGTAGTTCTCCATCAGAGCGTCCAGCGCTTCAGCTCCAGGGCACAACTCCTCGAAGGGGAGGTTCCACAGCGGTCGCTCGACCGTCTCCAGCACGTCGTGCAGGTCCCTCGACTCCGGGTCCACGTAGAGGAGACCCGTCGGAACCTCGCCCGCGTTCTGCCGCTCGCGCAGGTAGCCGTACACGGCGTCCCTGTCCGTCGCGTCGTAGTCGCCCTCCACCTGCCGGAAGCGGATCACGCTGCCGTCGTGCATGCGGACGTCGCGCACGTCGGCGGACCCTATGTCGGCCGTGATCTCGTCCGCCGGGGGGACGAAGTCCTTGGGGGCCACGAACGCGGCCTCGACCGCCTCGCGGAAGTGCTCGCGCGTGTAGGCGTAGCTCTTCGTCGACCCCACGTGGTCGTTGAAGGTCACGCACGGCGAGATGACATCGACGAGGGCCAGACCCGGGTGCCGGATGCCCGCTTTGATGATGGGGACGAGCTGGTTCTTGT includes:
- a CDS encoding VOC family protein, with product MLPSRDVAAAIGFYVGRLGFELAFADSTRDPGYAGVRRDGIELHIQWHDAEEWSRVERPMLRFVVPAVEDLFDEYREQGVFHERTTLRRTPWGTREFAFYDLDMNGLTFYRGLAEGEAPDPPEGEDLSDR
- a CDS encoding thiamine pyrophosphate-dependent enzyme, which gives rise to LNLLYIIENNGVYGLTKGQFSASADMGSKSKRGVPNEQPPIDPVLLGLSIGATFVARGFSGDKNQLVPIIKAGIRHPGLALVDVISPCVTFNDHVGSTKSYAYTREHFREAVEAAFVAPKDFVPPADEITADIGSADVRDVRMHDGSVIRFRQVEGDYDATDRDAVYGYLRERQNAGEVPTGLLYVDPESRDLHDVLETVERPLWNLPFEELCPGAEALDALMENYR